From Dehalococcoidia bacterium:
CTCCTACTACATCGGTAAGCTTCTCCACAAAGCGCTTATCTTTGGACAATTTGAATGTCTCGACTCGATGGGGCTGCAATCCGTGAGCATCCCATATCCGCTGCACAGTCGACTTGCTCACCCCCTGGCGCGAGCCATCGATCGCGTCGACCAGTGTGTCTCCCCGGCCGGCTTTGTATGCAACGTCGCTTCCACGATGGCTTTCTCCTTATCGGCATTCAAGCGGCGTGGGCTGGTGCCATGCGGGGCATCAATCGAGATTCCATGGCATCCCTGTTCCTGAAACCTCTTCCTCCAGAGGATCACAGTGGCACGAGATGTGCCCAACTCCCTCGCGATGGCGTTATTCGACCTCCCTCCTGCCGCCATCAGACAAATCCGTGCGTGCAACACTATCCTCTGCGGAGTCGTTCGCGCTCTAGTCCATGCTTCCAAGGTCTTTCTCTGTTCATCCGTCATCGCCAAGGCGTTGGCAGGTTTCACATACCTCGATGATACCACACAAGAAGGATATTGTATAGATATTACGGAGCCACTACACTAGCCTTAATTCTTGACCAGGCTGAATTGTCTATGGCATTGTTATGCCCTCCTGTCATCAGTTCCCGAGTACGGATACACCGTGTGTCAGCGCGCCTACTCACTCAACCTGAACTAGCTTACCCCCTTTGGATATTAGAACCTCTCCATCGTTAGAATGGACACCATCAGGCTGGATAGTATACGGCCCCCCTGGCGATTCCCAACGCAGATCACCCGAGCGGGCTGCCTTCGCTATCTCTACCGGGTCATCCGAGCCAGCCAGCTCTATGGCCTTTATACATACCCAAAACGCGTAGTAGTGGGCAGCTGTCGAGGGGAGATGCCCGACGGTTTCCAAATAGGCTTGCTCCATTTCCTTGGCCCCGGGATAATTAAGTCCTGGCACCCAGTATACCCAGTGATAGGTGCCCTCAGCAGCCTCCGGTTTCACCGAGATTCTGGAGGCTGACGCTGCGCTCCAACTGACCCACTTGATATTGCCCCAG
This genomic window contains:
- a CDS encoding helix-turn-helix domain-containing protein, which produces MKPANALAMTDEQRKTLEAWTRARTTPQRIVLHARICLMAAGGRSNNAIARELGTSRATVILWRKRFQEQGCHGISIDAPHGTSPRRLNADKEKAIVEATLHTKPAGETHWSTRSMARARG